A window of Zonotrichia leucophrys gambelii isolate GWCS_2022_RI chromosome 6, RI_Zleu_2.0, whole genome shotgun sequence genomic DNA:
CTATGTTGATTAAAACCAGTTGAAAAGAGCTCCGGAAATGCATGCAACTTAAAATTCACTTAAACACACTTTAAGTTATAAAGTCTGAGAGATTTTGATTTCAGCACGTGGCTATGGTTCAGTTGGGTTATTGGATGTGTTTGTTGTGGTGGCAAGATTGGTAAACACTTCTTCCTTGGTTTCAGGCTGGTGTCTTTCCATTTTGGTTTCCTCTTGAGCATTTTTATTACTGGTATCTCCCTTGCTCTTGACTTCCACAGGTTCAATCTCCATGATTTCCTGTGGTGGTTTAGGCTCTGGAAAATTTGGCTGAAGTCCATCAACTTGAACAGGTTCTGGGACatcttctgctttctgttcaAGTTTTTCCAAAATGGTCTGGACCTTCCTTACCCCATCTCTCCTGGCCTGGCGCACATCCGCGCGACCCTCAGGGTCCACTGAGTCTAGGGCCAGCAACTCTTTGGTCAAATACTCTTCAATCATCAAGTACTTTTTGTCAGTTTTCTTGCCTTCAAAGGAGTCGACTGCCTGCTCAAGCATTTGTACTTTCTCCAGAATTGCTTCCACTTTCAAAACACCAGGATGCTTCTGAGGTTCTCCTGTTTCCATCGTCTTCGGCGGCGCCGCTTCTTCGGGAGGAGGCCTTTCCTGGGGGGGAGCAgccttggcaggggcaggagcctTTTTATCAGCTTTCTCTGCCATGGCTGGAGGcttctggggctgtgctttAGCATCTGGCTCTTGGTGGGTGACCTGGATTGGGATATATGTGGAGGGTGCCTCTGTTTCGGGCGGCGGGGCTGCCTTGTTGTCAGGCTTGGCTTCAGGAGGAGGGGCTGGTCTTGGTGGCTCCTGAGCTGGGACTTGTTGCTGAGAAACCTGGTGAGCAAGGCAAGTTTTGTGTTGAGACACAAAGCTCCTTATTTCCCTCTAAAGAACAAGTAATCTAACTTCTAATTTTCTGTACTCCTAGCAGTGCAATTTCACACACACGAGATGTTTCATCTTCCCTGAGCGTTGCTGAATTTCactgttttaaactgaaaacaatAGCACTGTGCTGAACAGTTATTATAGCCACCAATCAACTCTCTCAAACATGAAATTTAACCCACCAAATCCTGCCCATGCTCAATAAAATCAGCCCCAGAAGCAGGTTTAAAAGACAGGACCTTTGAGCAAAGCCTTCACCTAGCTTAAGTCAGTGAGACTTCTTGCTGAAGAAAGATTTCATCCTGTTTCACTAATTAAGGGCTCATCTTTCTTGAAAAGCCAACTACTTTGGTGAGTTTTAATCACACTTTGGGATATTCTCATCCTATTCCTGTTTTCAGGACATTGCTTTTCTGGTTAGtgcttatttttaatctttaacCTATTTACATGCAGAGGTTACTGTGTCAATCTTATTACACTGTAGTGATTAGAGACTATCCTTGGGATTACTCCACTTTTAAATCATCAAATCAGAAATCTCTTGAAATTGAGATTAGTTCTGAAGTCttagcagaaagcagaaatgtaGGAGATCTGCATTTTCCTCCCCCTGACACGCACTTTAGTTACTTGGGCACATAAACAGTGATTTTGAAAGATTCTAAATCCAGCTCTCATGAATTTAAAtagtaaaatatctgtactTTATTCCAACCAAGTATGTAAATGGCCTACACTAGAAATCTGTTACTGCTTTACCTGATAAACATAAAATTTTATTAGGGAGAGCAAATTCTCACCCACAAAGATAAATAAATTAGCCCTGATCTAGAATATGACATTAAATCTTGAGTCTTCCTTGTTTTGTCCTAGCCTGGGTTTTCAAACTACTAACCTAAGTTTGCTTCTGtcatttttaatgtgaaaaatcTCCAGAGAGGAAATCAAGGGTTGTTTCTGTACACAGCCCCTTCCACACACTCACAGCTGTCTAATTCCCAGTAGCCTTTGAATTGTAGTTTTAGTAAGAATTCTAACATGGAAAAAATGTTCCATGAGCAGCAGGTTCTATGACCAAGAACACGCTTCAAGTCAGAAGAATAAAAAGCTCTGGATTTTGCTTATCCCCTTTCTTCATAGCAAAAACTCCTTTGTGCATCTGATGCTATCCCCTAAATGGTTCTGAGACATCAGTCAAGTATATTTACATAGATGTCACAAATCCCACAGACCTGGTTTTTGTCTCATAAACATAATGCAACATCAGTGACCTCAGTGTAATTACACCAAATTATACTCTGACAAGAGCAGATTAAATGATATTTCAGTGATCTACCACAGTCTTGACAGGTGGAAAGGCAACTTGCAGCTTATCTCAGGATCTCCCAGTCTGTTTAAACCTAGCAGTGGAGACTGCTTTAGGTGCTTTCATGTATGTGTTAGTACAAGCTCATTTTACAGCTCTAGCCACGCTCAGGCCCCTGGCAGGTGAATCACTTCCCCATTGCACATACCTGGGGTCTGTCTACCACTGTCTGCACTCGGATgggagctgggggctgcacCTGGGTGCCCACCCTGGCCGGGGAGCTCTCCCGACTGGAGGAGCCTCTCGGAGCCACCCGGAACGGAGACTGCGCCCGCGCCGCCTTGGGCTCCCGCTCCTCGGGCTGGATCTTGTGGAACACGGGCTGGTGGGCCTGGAACTCGCTCTGCTGGGCAGGGTAGTGGGTCTTCTGAGCCTGGTGGTaggcctgggctggctgccGGGGCATGTTCTCATGGATCACGGGGATCGGGATGTAACCGCGAGGGAGCGCGTGGCTCCCCGCGTTGGCTCTGCCAGAGGGCTGGGGGGAAGCTGCTGCAGGGTCAGATGCTCCAGGAGGTTGAGGCTgccatgaaaacaaaaatccattaTTAAATGTTAATCACTGTGTGTTCACAATACTTTTCATTTCTAAAGAGAAAAGGGGGCAATCATGATAGAAACTGAACTTGTGTTCCTAGCGTGCAAGGACTCCATTTCCCTGGTTTTTTGGCCAAGAGCCTCACTAGAGAAACCACATAAGTTGTGAGAGCATCATTATAACAAGCAGGAACCTGAGCTacagcattcccagccctgaaATGAACAGGGAGTGGATGCTCAGTCAGAATGTTTGCTGCTTTTGCACGGCTGTTCCTGCCTAAACCTGTTAAATTTGAGGTAAACTAAAGCTAAGCAAACAAATTATGAGCTGGAGACAAACCCAAACCCCTAAGAGCACACAGCACTGACTTCTGATCCTCGCCACACAAACAGATGTTgtgtgttttgttgggtttaTTTTAAGAGCATGTCATTAATTTGGTGATGCAGATATGGCTAATTGCCCTTTGCCCCCTCTCCTGTGAAAGGCCAGACTGAGCTGTGAGAGGAGAGAACAGGCATtgcaggagagaaagggaaaaaaacccctcttctggtgctgctcagctgccCATGGAACAGCAGGAACCTTGGATAAATAAATGATGGCTTGCATTACAGCAccagcagtggcactgctgatgtgcagggcagggtccccagcacaggctctggTCACTTGGCACCCACACTGCACTGCCTGAACATGCAACAGCAAGTTCTGAGGCCCTCCCTCCCTGGTTATCTCCTTTAAGTGGCACAGAAGACATTCCTAAAGGCACTCTGCATACAGGGCAAAGCTGTACacagctgggagaaggaaaagctgagctTGTTGTCTTAGACAGGCATGGTTAGTCAAAATAGCTGAGAAACCTGCCAGCAGGATTTTAATTACATTCTTCAAACTCCAAATGGCTTTCAGAGAAGATGCCACCACTGCTGAATTACAGACCTGATATGTTTTCAGCTTGGTAAAGGCTGAATTTCCTGCTCATCTTACTTTGAATAAAAATGAGGCTTATATTTCCATATATTACAAGAACACCAATTTGCTAAttttctgcagagagcaggccaaaaatcccatcttctgaaacacaaaacaagcagggtgacatttttttcaaagaagtCCATAGtctgaaatttttttcacaTGCCACTGAAGGACAAAAATACTTTACAACTCACTTCtaaatgtgtgtatatgtaaATCCATTTCATACAACTGAAATTTGCAATTAGGAAGCAAAGCTCTTCTGAAGTGGCCTGGGTTGTTAGCTGACTGGACACTTGTCTCTCCCACTTTGACTCATGGTGCAGAACACAAGAGGCTTGTCTGCATTCTCCACTTGTAGGAGAACCTGCACAAACCCTAAAAAaccctcccctgccacagggcctgctcagctctgcatttATCTCTGCAGAATCATTCCAGAACAGAAGTGGGTGAcgccagaaaaaaaacccatccatATTCATGCTGCCATGACTGTGCACTTTCAGTACTCTGCAAGCACTGGGAAAAAACACAATCCTGTGGCGAGCTGTGCTTCCTAAGCTCCCCCTGTGTGACATTGAGGCCACAAATGCTGCAAAGACCACTgcgagcagagcccagcagcgcTGCCGCTCACCTCGGCTCCGTGCGTGGCCGCAGCTGCCGGTGTCTGTCCACATTGTTTATCGGCCGCCGGCGACTCGGGGCCACCATAGCCCGCCCTGAGGGGTGCCTGGgcctgccctggtgctggcacagcctctgtCTTGTACCTCTGCAGGCCAGGCTGCGGGGAGGAGAAGCAGGGGTGCTGCTGCCGGCCGTCGAGGCCCTCGTGGATGACGGGGATGGGGATGTAGCCCGCGCGCAGCTTGGGGTAGCCCACGTGTCCTTCTCGGGCCGCCGGCTGCTTGGGGCTCTCTCGAGATGGGCCATTGGCTGAGGACTGGCCTTCCTGCAAGGGAAAACAGCACACAGAGGTGTTGGTAGCTCAGTAAATGTGGTGAGAGAAAGCTGCCCTAAAGCAGCATCAGATGGGTGAGAGGAGCTCAGAGCCTGTCAggcctgcacagcacagccaacactGCAGCAAGGGGGGGAAGATAAAAATATCTGCTTGTGTGTGGGGCTTTCACCCCCACTTCTCATAAGCATTCCCTTGTTCTTTGAAATACCTGCCACCTGGTATTTCAAATCCACCTGGATTTCTCCTTTATCATGCACTTAgccaccagcccagcctcctCATCCAATTCAAACAAGTACCAATGGGACCAAAGACATCTCCTCAGCACCTCTCAATGCTACATCTGAAAAGACACTTGCAAAGAAGAATAATCCCAACAGAAGCACAGATTTTGTTGGTATCGTTCTTCCCACTGGCTATTTGAAGAGATACTGACACAGCACACTGAAAATGTATTCGCTTCCAGCTAAGGAGGATCTGGTTCAGTAAATAttgagggagagggaaggggaagacAGGATAGCTTGACAAagaggaaaacactgaaaagcaaGATTTGAAAATCCCTGTGTTGTCTGAGCACACTCACTGGACAATGTCAAAGCTCTGGCAAGGGTGGAAGTGGTTTGTGCTAAGAGCCCTCACAAGTCCTCTAGTAAGTTCTTCCTGCATCGGTCATTCTATTTTGAGACCCTGTGAGGGCCAAGTTCCAGATGTATCTCTAAGTCAGATCATGTAACAAGCACCTCTGTCATTCAGAGGGTAATGTCATTATTCAGTAAGAGGAGAATTTAATAAGGGGACATATGGTGCAAGTGTTGGAAACCCTATTTTTAAAGGGGTGTTTaagctgcaaaaatatttcatgttgcTCCTGTACACACTGACATACTAATTCATCAGGAATTCACTGTTTTACCAACCAGACTATCAGTGTTCTTACTATATGATAGTATCATCTTAAAAAGTGATTTCTGAGAATTCTTCTTAGCAGTAAAACCACAGAGAATAGAGGCTGTAAACTAACGAAGACAAAAAACACTGAAAGGAACAAGTTCAAAGTCTGAAAGTCTGAGCCCTACTGTTCCATTTCCTtttactcattaaaaaaaaaaatcctccacaAAGGAAGGATTCTAGAAGAGACACAGAGGAGAGCCAGGCCTAGAAAGTTCGCAGAGAGAAGCAATCTGAAGTTGGCTTTCCCAGCTGCACAACGAGGATGATCTCATGCCAACGTCTGCACCAGGATCCACGGATGAGTCATTTTAAATTCACCCTACCAGGAAACCACATTCCTGTGCTCCACACAGGCTCTCAGGGGCTCCCAGAACCCCTCACACCAACACCCACTCGCTCTTTCACcttccaccagcacagccctgaccccacagctctgccgGGATCCGCAGGGACGCGCGCCCTTACGTCAGCAAACAGCATTtgttggaaaataaaaaataaacctgaGGTGTGCTCAGCTGACAACAATGCGAGGCCGTGCTGGAGCCAAGCGTGTGtcagaggctgggctggaggggaggcCATGGATCCCACACGGATCCCAGCGGGAAGCAGCACCTCACCTTGGAGCAGCGCTGACTGAGGGCATTCTGCGAGCGCCAGCTGCCCCAGCGTCCCTGCCCGTAACCCGAGCAGCCACCCCACCTACCACGGCTCCCACCGCTATAAAAAGGAGATTCCCTCACTTCCAGAGGCTCTAAGGGAAGGGCTTGGGAGCTGGGTGggcctgcagcacccacaggtgATGTGGCATGAGAAGGTTTTGTcagccaaagctgctctgccccacctGGGGTACCGAGCTGCCCAGAGAGAAGCTGCTTTGGGGTCTGCATTGTCTCTGATCTGGGGACAAGACTTCCAGTTTTCTGGAGTGCCCCACAATGATAAATCATTCCACATGGACAGTGTCCCACTCCCCTCcatgagcccctcccaaagaGCCCAGCCATGGCCTTCCCCTCCCTTGTTTTCATGCTCAGACCCGTGGGCTGCCCTTGTTTTGAACCTTCTCAGCAATCTGAGAAATCTGCCTCTGCAACTTAAGCCCTGCTAGGAAACACAAAAGAGGCAgcccaaaaccaaagcaaaaagcagGTTGGACTGCTTCTTCAAAGCATCCAGTTTATAAATTAAGTAAAGCTCCTGTCAATACTtaaggtggttttgttttgttgttctctattttttttaatagacatACTCCCACAATTTCTCATGTATTCTTACAGCTTCAGACaacctgtgctgctcctgtggaaAGTTAGTATTTCAAGCTGGTCCTTTGTTGtaggcttttttcccctgtagtCAGGTCTAACCACAGAGGCCTCAGTTGCAGTCACACTGAGCAGCCCTTGGTAAAAGAGCAAAGGCAGCGTCCTTGTTTTTCCCACCATCAGTGGCCCCGAGGCACAGATCAGGTTTAGGAAAGGTGCTCTCATCACAAAGCACTTCCTGCTCTACACTGTCCCCTTCGACACTTAATTAATACTTAACTCTACAAACAGCTGCCTACATTAGCCAGTTTGTATCACCACATCTTTAACATTCCTTCTTCCCTGTTTCTTTGCCTCCCACCGTGGTACAATCACAAACAGGGACAATCCAGGTATTCTGAAATTCCCATCTCTGGGGAATGACACCACTGAGCAGGCCCTGGGTTCTGGTCTGTATTTAGTGAGACTGACACGGCAGGGAGTGCGTGCACATCCCAATGTCCCTGTCGCCAAAATCCTGGCCAAAGCAGTTCTGTTCTGTGCAGGAGAGCCTGTGTTTCCAGCCTGGGCAAACAGGTTCTGGAAGACTTCAGGAAAagctcagctgtgcctggggacactgtgccAATGGGGAGGAATGGAATCAAGCTACGAAAAACACTCATCTTCACACTACATTAAAGAAATTCACAGATTCCCTCCTAATGCTTTAATTCCACAGAACAGCCAGCACAACAAAAAGTAgccatttttttgttttgccttctaTCTCATACAGTTCCTGCTTGTTGCATTAACAAACCTGTTACCTAGAAAAAGTCCAGAGCTCACATTTAATTCAAATCTGCACAAAGAGAATGACCAACAAATGAATGACAAGTCTTAGTCCACCATCCTTCTGGtttaagtattaaaaaaaaaccaaaaaaccaggaACCCAACTCAGGTTCCTGCATTGAAACTAATTGAAGCAAATTTCTCCTGCCCTCATCTAAGGAAACAAGAAGTTCCTTAAAGCTGAGTAGC
This region includes:
- the BAG3 gene encoding BAG family molecular chaperone regulator 3; its protein translation is MSAAAQSPPPPQMEGSAEPLPPGWEIKIDPQTGWPFFVDHNSRTTTWSDPRLRAAPQEGQSSANGPSRESPKQPAAREGHVGYPKLRAGYIPIPVIHEGLDGRQQHPCFSSPQPGLQRYKTEAVPAPGQAQAPLRAGYGGPESPAADKQCGQTPAAAATHGAEPQPPGASDPAAASPQPSGRANAGSHALPRGYIPIPVIHENMPRQPAQAYHQAQKTHYPAQQSEFQAHQPVFHKIQPEEREPKAARAQSPFRVAPRGSSSRESSPARVGTQVQPPAPIRVQTVVDRPQVSQQQVPAQEPPRPAPPPEAKPDNKAAPPPETEAPSTYIPIQVTHQEPDAKAQPQKPPAMAEKADKKAPAPAKAAPPQERPPPEEAAPPKTMETGEPQKHPGVLKVEAILEKVQMLEQAVDSFEGKKTDKKYLMIEEYLTKELLALDSVDPEGRADVRQARRDGVRKVQTILEKLEQKAEDVPEPVQVDGLQPNFPEPKPPQEIMEIEPVEVKSKGDTSNKNAQEETKMERHQPETKEEVFTNLATTTNTSNNPTEP